A single genomic interval of Candidatus Omnitrophota bacterium harbors:
- the rpsG gene encoding 30S ribosomal protein S7, which yields MGRKTKVVKRLILPDPVYNNVLVTKFINNLMVKGKKSLAEQIFYAMMDEIQKKTKQEPLALFKSAVENAKPDLEVRSRRVGGATYQVPVEVRSERRQTLAIRWLISSARSRGERGMIQKLANELVDAASNQGNAIKKKQDTHRMAEANKAFAHYRW from the coding sequence ATGGGCAGAAAAACAAAAGTCGTAAAAAGACTGATCCTCCCCGATCCTGTATATAACAACGTCTTGGTGACCAAATTCATCAACAACCTTATGGTAAAAGGGAAAAAATCGCTCGCCGAACAGATTTTTTACGCCATGATGGATGAAATCCAGAAAAAGACGAAACAGGAACCTTTGGCTCTCTTCAAATCGGCGGTGGAAAACGCCAAACCGGACCTGGAAGTCCGTTCCCGCCGCGTGGGCGGCGCTACCTACCAGGTTCCCGTCGAAGTGCGTTCGGAACGGCGTCAAACCTTGGCCATCCGTTGGCTGATTTCCTCTGCCCGTTCCCGAGGCGAACGGGGGATGATCCAAAAATTGGCTAATGAATTGGTCGATGCGGCCAGCAACCAAGGCAACGCCATCAAGAAGAAGCAAGATACCCATCGCATGGCGGAGGCGAACAAGGCTTTTGCGCATTACCGCTGGTGA
- the rpsL gene encoding 30S ribosomal protein S12, translated as MPTINQLIKKGRQTKKKKSKAPAMQGCPQKRGVCTRVWTMSPKKPNSALRKVARVRLTNGVEVNAYIPGEGHNLQEHSIVLIRGGRVKDLPSVRYHVIRGVLESMGVEKRKRGRSKYGTKRPKA; from the coding sequence ATGCCAACTATCAATCAGCTGATTAAAAAAGGGCGGCAGACCAAAAAGAAGAAATCGAAGGCTCCGGCGATGCAAGGCTGTCCGCAAAAGCGCGGCGTTTGCACCCGCGTTTGGACCATGAGCCCCAAAAAACCGAATTCCGCCCTGCGGAAAGTCGCCCGCGTGCGGTTGACGAACGGCGTCGAAGTCAACGCTTACATCCCCGGCGAAGGGCACAATTTGCAAGAACACTCGATCGTGCTGATCCGAGGCGGACGCGTTAAAGACCTTCCTAGCGTTCGCTATCACGTTATCCGCGGCGTTCTGGAATCGATGGGCGTGGAGAAGCGCAAGCGCGGCCGCTCCAAATACGGAACGAAAAGACCGAAAGCGTAA